One stretch of Thalassovita sp. DNA includes these proteins:
- a CDS encoding MFS transporter, with the protein MPQGEIGSAARLGGDMAGGDTPPSNSPPSNTPQRALRHWQLICFTLLSAPLAMVNFAVVSFVPTYYAIDLGLGLALVGAVFMFGRFFDVFTDPLVGALSDRSHSRWGPRVPWMVLSFPPLLVFGWMLLVPPAAVGPLYLFLVASGYLLCLTLFDVPYSSIGLEISPNRHERSVLAGTKAVFQIIGALMASLVPVVIAAQMGLSLRTLAMIFVTSMPLALVAFLIGTPRYSQPARAARPSLWTAWRVCLARPAFRQMMIAFFTVQAANAMTVGLLVLFVTHVLQAPAMVGQMFLMLLLGTAFFVPLWIYLSKKIGKQQTWITAICLCTVVLLLAYGVAPESTVMMQMICVGLGACMTCDAVMPTSMLADIVARDEAEAGHPRAASYLALKNAASKMAFVAPMGVAFPILGWAGFDKAGTNAPETLSFLLFFFAGLPALLRLITATYLWRGLKPQNSHATA; encoded by the coding sequence ATGCCACAGGGTGAGATCGGCAGCGCGGCCCGTTTGGGCGGGGATATGGCGGGGGGGGACACACCGCCAAGTAACAGTCCGCCAAGCAACACACCGCAGCGCGCCTTGCGGCACTGGCAGTTGATCTGTTTCACCCTGCTCAGCGCCCCGCTGGCGATGGTTAACTTTGCCGTGGTCAGCTTTGTGCCGACCTATTACGCCATCGACCTGGGGCTGGGATTGGCGCTGGTGGGAGCCGTTTTCATGTTTGGCCGTTTCTTTGACGTTTTCACCGACCCGCTGGTTGGCGCGCTGAGCGATCGCAGCCACAGCCGCTGGGGCCCGCGTGTGCCTTGGATGGTGTTGAGCTTCCCACCGTTGCTGGTGTTTGGCTGGATGCTGCTGGTGCCGCCTGCCGCGGTTGGCCCGCTGTACCTCTTCCTCGTGGCCTCAGGCTATCTGCTGTGTCTGACGCTGTTTGACGTGCCCTATTCCAGCATCGGGCTGGAGATTTCGCCGAACCGTCACGAGCGTTCCGTCCTTGCGGGCACCAAGGCGGTGTTCCAGATCATAGGCGCGCTGATGGCCTCACTGGTGCCGGTGGTGATCGCCGCGCAGATGGGGCTGTCGCTCAGAACCTTGGCGATGATCTTTGTCACCAGCATGCCGCTGGCGCTGGTGGCCTTTCTGATCGGCACGCCGCGCTATAGCCAGCCCGCCCGGGCCGCACGCCCGTCGCTTTGGACCGCGTGGCGGGTCTGTCTGGCGCGGCCGGCCTTCCGCCAGATGATGATCGCCTTTTTCACGGTTCAGGCCGCCAATGCCATGACGGTGGGGCTGCTGGTACTGTTTGTGACCCATGTGCTGCAGGCCCCTGCGATGGTCGGGCAGATGTTTCTGATGCTACTGCTGGGCACGGCTTTCTTTGTGCCGCTGTGGATCTACCTGTCGAAAAAGATCGGCAAGCAACAGACCTGGATCACCGCGATTTGCCTCTGCACTGTGGTCCTGCTGCTGGCCTATGGGGTGGCCCCTGAAAGCACGGTGATGATGCAGATGATCTGCGTCGGCCTTGGCGCCTGCATGACCTGTGACGCGGTCATGCCCACATCGATGCTGGCCGATATCGTCGCACGGGATGAGGCCGAGGCCGGGCACCCCCGCGCCGCCAGCTATCTGGCGTTGAAAAACGCGGCCTCCAAGATGGCCTTTGTGGCGCCGATGGGCGTGGCCTTTCCGATCCTTGGCTGGGCCGGGTTTGACAAGGCGGGCACCAATGCGCCGGAAACGCTGAGCTTTCTGTTGTTCTTCTTCGCCGGTCTGCCGGCCCTGCTGCGCCTGATCACGGCCACCTACCTGTGGCGGGGATTGAAGCCGCAAAACAGCCACGCGACCGCTTGA
- a CDS encoding PAN domain-containing protein — MPFALIFKILCLFSCAALISGAAYANPASEKWTDISTRFDPALGTKACDPEGSLCLELQCAGSGLELLLTSNSGKLHGVGGTAVLSVDQRPMHQFSWQDREGSTWELASDPSLLIDLTRHQHILQTLQYGQGATVQTREALHVITLNGAAAELSRVSQDCSAIMASQLRGIDTFNGRYERLSDEATMNITPGSGEVDIRTYKDSDLVATDLRSGLTDPFLRNMSDDQCEQLCKLTKDCWAYTHNKNTCILKSQAQRVISHRGATSATITGTLYRLPPPPTQGRGTIIDRNTFWRPSDTHDTWLQRLRGAAVSQGGNCQQETNIVKQAISGMTFDIAADNSVVGQPIRVQYKNMTLSQRIPSWLILSSETPARFSGTGFFALTPDAKNPFGLSAGLGRDRALVALAARGAGTDGQIDVVPLRAGQTKVTAQIGVYLRACQNEVVFDLGKIEVETAAAQPRIVLNTPAGRSTFRHLVHIPKYKRAAFVTPRRFLLVDEADGTEILQQSGNQFHLSPTQRFIAVLNNQAWEIYDVIDGA, encoded by the coding sequence ATGCCGTTTGCGCTCATTTTTAAAATTCTTTGCCTATTTTCCTGTGCGGCGCTGATCAGCGGCGCGGCTTATGCCAATCCCGCTTCGGAAAAGTGGACCGATATCTCGACGCGGTTCGACCCGGCTTTGGGCACCAAGGCCTGCGACCCCGAAGGCAGCCTGTGCCTTGAACTGCAATGCGCCGGCAGCGGGCTGGAGCTTTTGCTGACCAGCAATAGCGGCAAGCTGCATGGCGTTGGCGGCACGGCCGTCCTTTCGGTTGATCAACGGCCGATGCATCAGTTTTCCTGGCAAGACAGGGAGGGATCCACTTGGGAGTTGGCGTCTGATCCCAGCCTGCTGATTGACCTCACACGCCACCAGCACATCCTGCAGACTTTGCAATATGGTCAGGGTGCCACGGTCCAAACCCGCGAAGCCCTGCATGTCATTACTCTCAATGGCGCCGCTGCTGAGCTGAGCCGGGTCAGCCAGGACTGTTCCGCGATTATGGCAAGCCAACTGCGGGGCATTGATACCTTCAACGGCCGCTATGAACGCCTGTCGGATGAGGCCACCATGAACATCACCCCCGGCTCGGGCGAGGTGGATATCCGCACCTACAAAGACAGCGATCTGGTGGCCACAGATCTGCGGTCGGGACTGACAGATCCGTTTTTGCGCAACATGTCCGACGACCAATGTGAGCAGCTCTGCAAGTTAACCAAGGATTGCTGGGCCTATACCCACAATAAAAACACCTGTATCCTGAAATCACAGGCGCAGCGGGTGATCTCCCACCGTGGGGCAACCTCCGCCACGATCACCGGCACCCTTTACCGCCTGCCGCCCCCGCCGACCCAAGGGCGCGGCACCATCATTGATCGCAACACCTTTTGGCGGCCAAGCGACACGCACGACACTTGGCTGCAAAGGCTACGCGGCGCCGCGGTTTCGCAAGGCGGCAACTGCCAGCAAGAAACCAACATCGTCAAACAAGCCATTTCCGGCATGACGTTTGACATTGCCGCCGACAATTCGGTCGTCGGCCAGCCCATTCGCGTCCAGTACAAAAACATGACGCTCAGCCAACGCATTCCATCCTGGCTTATCCTGTCGTCAGAAACCCCCGCCCGATTCAGCGGCACAGGTTTTTTTGCCCTGACACCTGATGCCAAAAATCCCTTTGGTCTGTCGGCGGGCCTGGGTCGTGACCGCGCATTGGTCGCACTGGCCGCCCGTGGCGCAGGCACAGATGGCCAGATTGACGTGGTGCCCCTGCGTGCAGGCCAAACCAAAGTGACCGCCCAGATCGGCGTTTACCTGCGGGCCTGCCAGAATGAGGTGGTGTTTGACCTGGGCAAGATTGAGGTGGAAACCGCAGCAGCGCAGCCGCGTATCGTTCTGAACACACCCGCCGGTCGCAGCACCTTTCGCCATCTGGTTCATATCCCCAAGTACAAACGCGCAGCTTTCGTAACACCCCGCCGTTTCCTGCTGGTTGATGAGGCCGATGGCACCGAAATCCTGCAGCAATCGGGCAATCAGTTTCACCTGTCCCCGACCCAACGCTTCATTGCGGTTCTGAACAATCAGGCATGGGAAATCTACGATGTGATTGACGGCGCCTAG
- a CDS encoding mandelate racemase/muconate lactonizing enzyme family protein codes for MQLDKIETFVVANPPPRHGGRYFIFLRLTTTCGITGVGEIYNATFGPDLCAAMALDMFNRHFAGSDPHQIERLWRHSYGAGFTQRPDVTVMGVLSGLEMACWDIIGKAADRPVYDLLGGKVHDRLRSYTYLYPAEWDVYPDPEKPNVYNDPSLAAEVALVMVDKGFTAVKFDPAGPYTIYDGHQPRLEDLDRSEAFCREIRAAVGDRADLLFGTHGQFTVSGAKRMARRLERYDPLWFEEPIPPENPTDMAMVAQSTAIPIAAGERLCTKHEFARMLEVGAASILQMNLGRVGGLLEAKKIAGMAETRQAQIAPHLYCGPVVAAANIQIATCSPNFLILESIGTFDGPYMSVLNSEIDWQDGYVIPPSAPGLGIELNDDMIAANPYTGSELHLGMSDSPVQPNAAPSRSPQVPPG; via the coding sequence ATGCAGCTGGATAAGATTGAGACCTTTGTGGTTGCCAACCCGCCCCCCCGCCACGGCGGGCGCTATTTCATATTCCTGCGCCTCACCACCACCTGCGGCATCACCGGCGTGGGCGAGATCTACAATGCGACCTTCGGGCCTGATCTTTGCGCGGCAATGGCGTTGGATATGTTCAACCGCCACTTCGCGGGCAGCGACCCACATCAGATCGAACGGCTGTGGCGGCACAGCTATGGGGCGGGGTTTACCCAGCGCCCGGACGTGACGGTGATGGGGGTTCTGAGCGGGCTCGAGATGGCCTGTTGGGATATCATCGGCAAAGCCGCAGATCGCCCGGTTTATGACCTGTTGGGCGGCAAGGTGCACGACAGGCTGCGCAGCTACACTTACCTCTACCCGGCCGAATGGGATGTCTACCCCGATCCAGAAAAGCCTAATGTTTACAACGATCCATCCCTTGCCGCCGAGGTGGCGCTGGTGATGGTCGACAAAGGGTTTACCGCGGTGAAGTTTGACCCTGCGGGGCCTTACACGATCTATGACGGGCATCAGCCACGTCTGGAGGATCTGGACCGCAGCGAAGCCTTCTGCCGCGAAATCCGCGCCGCTGTAGGCGATCGGGCGGATCTGCTGTTTGGCACTCATGGGCAGTTCACCGTCTCAGGCGCCAAACGGATGGCGCGACGTTTGGAACGTTATGATCCCCTGTGGTTTGAGGAACCGATCCCACCGGAAAACCCCACCGATATGGCGATGGTCGCGCAATCCACCGCCATCCCGATCGCCGCAGGGGAGCGGCTGTGCACCAAACATGAGTTTGCCCGGATGCTGGAGGTGGGCGCGGCCTCCATCCTGCAGATGAACCTGGGCCGGGTTGGCGGCTTGCTGGAAGCCAAGAAAATCGCTGGCATGGCCGAAACCCGGCAGGCCCAGATCGCGCCGCATCTTTATTGCGGCCCGGTTGTGGCCGCCGCCAATATCCAGATCGCCACCTGCAGCCCAAACTTTCTGATCCTGGAAAGCATTGGCACCTTTGATGGTCCCTATATGTCGGTGCTGAACAGCGAAATCGACTGGCAGGACGGCTATGTCATCCCGCCCAGCGCGCCGGGTCTGGGGATTGAGCTGAACGATGACATGATTGCGGCCAATCCCTACACCGGGTCTGAGCTGCATCTGGGCATGTCTGACAGTCCGGTACAGCCCAATGCAGCTCCTTCACGCTCCCCTCAGGTGCCGCCCGGCTGA
- a CDS encoding caspase family protein — MLWAHGDSFAVTTMAPWGEVNIASTLWDGFKIERQVTGPSCCPAQPRVTRIGIDLENAISSIWGKFGFHVGALQNSSFAVSENDGSAYASSQSGHMATHQMAYNAIGPVAPVSFDSSFQVAGGLTASTQSKDGYRGTERDRGPFDPIKAMSDRLARVGLRLDPITPPAAPSVPDFEKHLPRIGLHLAQMVDGIPAYERIKPASLDQLQGQVRRVLETREEDDSVSRYTDLLRLEAWAKGWPLTWRDPEGEDGERECYHLQFGGEWTSGSSDDPGPLHLPRRNLFSLTRIPMPDAPIWLAWHSCEAGGTFGSLRGNSMLVIYDLSKPAPRKFEDVVADANGFMVNNRIQKHFEFPSRYKANENVVLSHGPGAGALAIYDRKTRRFSHIATALENGDILYEAYVTADHRHVIQGNVDGSFYVYRISNGTQILSGRVIEDEVVVWNSSFEFDASAEAEALIDLTFPGQSGQFSLDRFGSKLRVDGLARKTMTLQHLPQPQSLTVPPSLKGDIALVNDREISLDLRFDAAQVTQVSIFQDGSLTAQVPAAEAAAKLTMPRSPDARWVTAIAEDKNGFASLPVSVDLGDPKTAQGARTHAVILGVNTYQDDALPSLNFALRDAGKFAQALSEQNQGSDDQINMTLLKDRRASTEKLRTAITETLAQAREGDHVLFYFAGHGLRDANGRFYLALSSTDPANLSETAVPFADLIEMFKDSPARMTVILDACHSGSAGTGFFASTDAVTTDLADLGSNVTMLAASKGREVSIESAETDGGLFTDALVAVLSTQRTEFDRNLNGRIEASELYLGVKSKVVAQSEGKQTPWLMKVRLVGDYVVF, encoded by the coding sequence GTGCTATGGGCGCATGGTGACAGTTTTGCCGTCACAACAATGGCGCCCTGGGGTGAGGTGAACATCGCCTCAACCCTATGGGATGGTTTCAAAATTGAACGTCAGGTCACTGGCCCCAGCTGTTGCCCAGCGCAGCCGCGCGTCACCCGGATTGGGATTGATCTGGAAAACGCAATCTCCTCGATCTGGGGCAAGTTTGGCTTTCATGTCGGCGCGCTGCAGAACAGCAGCTTTGCCGTGTCAGAAAACGACGGCAGCGCCTATGCCTCGTCTCAGTCCGGCCATATGGCAACGCACCAGATGGCCTATAACGCCATCGGCCCTGTAGCGCCTGTGTCCTTCGACAGTTCTTTTCAGGTGGCGGGTGGCTTAACCGCCTCAACCCAAAGCAAGGATGGCTATCGGGGCACCGAACGTGATCGCGGACCCTTTGACCCGATCAAAGCCATGTCAGATCGGCTGGCCCGCGTCGGCCTGCGGCTGGACCCGATCACACCACCGGCGGCCCCCTCAGTACCTGATTTTGAAAAGCACCTGCCACGAATTGGCTTGCATCTGGCGCAGATGGTCGACGGCATCCCGGCCTATGAACGGATCAAACCGGCCAGCTTGGACCAGTTGCAGGGGCAAGTCAGACGGGTTTTGGAAACCCGTGAAGAGGATGACAGCGTCAGCCGCTACACCGACCTGCTCAGGTTGGAAGCATGGGCCAAAGGCTGGCCGCTCACCTGGCGCGATCCCGAGGGCGAAGATGGTGAACGCGAATGCTACCACCTGCAGTTTGGCGGCGAATGGACATCTGGTTCGTCTGATGATCCCGGCCCTTTGCATCTGCCACGCCGAAATCTGTTCAGCCTGACACGCATTCCCATGCCAGACGCACCGATTTGGCTGGCCTGGCATTCTTGCGAGGCTGGGGGGACCTTTGGCAGTTTGCGCGGGAATTCCATGCTTGTCATCTACGACCTGTCAAAACCCGCCCCGCGAAAATTCGAAGATGTGGTCGCAGATGCCAACGGTTTCATGGTCAACAACAGGATCCAGAAGCATTTTGAATTCCCAAGCCGCTACAAGGCCAATGAGAACGTGGTGCTCAGCCACGGGCCCGGTGCGGGGGCTTTGGCGATTTATGACCGTAAAACCCGTCGCTTCAGCCATATTGCAACAGCGTTGGAGAACGGCGATATCCTCTATGAAGCTTATGTCACAGCTGACCACCGTCACGTCATTCAGGGCAATGTAGACGGATCCTTTTACGTCTACCGGATTTCCAATGGCACCCAGATCCTCAGCGGGCGGGTTATTGAAGACGAGGTGGTGGTCTGGAACAGCAGCTTCGAATTTGATGCCTCAGCAGAGGCAGAAGCGCTGATCGACCTGACCTTCCCGGGTCAGTCAGGGCAATTCAGTCTGGACCGGTTTGGCAGCAAACTGCGCGTTGACGGGCTGGCGCGAAAAACCATGACGCTGCAGCACCTGCCGCAACCTCAGTCGCTGACGGTGCCGCCCTCCCTCAAAGGTGACATCGCGCTGGTGAATGACCGTGAAATCTCGCTGGACCTCAGGTTTGACGCTGCTCAGGTGACGCAGGTATCGATCTTTCAGGATGGCAGCCTGACCGCTCAGGTCCCTGCGGCAGAAGCGGCGGCGAAACTCACCATGCCGCGCAGCCCTGATGCGCGCTGGGTCACGGCCATTGCGGAAGACAAAAACGGGTTTGCCAGCTTGCCGGTTTCGGTTGACCTGGGGGATCCCAAAACCGCACAGGGCGCGCGGACCCATGCGGTGATCCTTGGGGTCAACACCTATCAGGATGACGCGCTGCCCTCGCTCAACTTCGCACTGCGTGATGCCGGCAAGTTTGCGCAGGCCCTGTCGGAACAAAATCAGGGGTCAGACGACCAGATCAACATGACATTGCTGAAGGACCGTCGGGCCAGCACGGAGAAGCTGCGCACGGCGATCACAGAGACCTTGGCGCAGGCGCGGGAAGGCGACCATGTGCTGTTTTACTTTGCCGGTCATGGGCTCAGGGATGCCAACGGGCGGTTTTATCTGGCGCTGTCCTCAACGGATCCGGCGAACCTGTCTGAAACCGCGGTGCCCTTTGCCGACCTGATCGAGATGTTCAAGGACAGCCCCGCCCGCATGACCGTTATTCTGGATGCCTGCCATTCCGGCAGCGCCGGGACAGGATTTTTTGCCAGCACCGATGCGGTCACCACCGATCTGGCGGATCTGGGCAGCAATGTTACGATGTTGGCGGCCTCCAAAGGGCGCGAGGTTTCAATCGAAAGCGCAGAAACTGACGGCGGGCTCTTTACCGATGCCCTTGTCGCGGTATTGTCGACGCAGCGGACGGAATTTGACCGCAATTTGAACGGGCGCATTGAAGCAAGCGAATTGTACCTTGGCGTCAAATCCAAAGTGGTTGCGCAGAGCGAAGGCAAGCAAACACCTTGGTTGATGAAGGTGAGATTGGTGGGGGATTATGTGGTTTTCTAA
- a CDS encoding LysR substrate-binding domain-containing protein, with protein sequence MAHLPHVTWLRAFEAAARSSSFSAAAEELHLTPAAISQQIKLLEQHLGVQLFTRLPRGVALTDMGHAYAQPIARAFAEMQQATGSLFAKGARRRLRVHASISFAALVLAPALPTFRQQHPDIDLEVTTAVWTDPSEGEDIDVEIRFGHGDWPDADIRHLGHRQAELVCHPSLAAQTAPDFERLAEQAVQIIGSESDWPQLAALLGAPGDLPACLAKVDSSLIALQWVTGGAGAAIISQEFLQRYRGTSALASPYAARLPLARSFFIVLREPARQNEAAELFAAWLMTQA encoded by the coding sequence ATGGCGCACCTGCCGCATGTGACCTGGCTGCGCGCCTTTGAGGCGGCGGCACGCAGCTCCAGCTTTTCTGCCGCCGCGGAGGAGCTGCACTTGACCCCCGCCGCGATCAGTCAGCAGATCAAACTGCTGGAGCAGCACTTGGGTGTTCAGCTGTTTACCCGCTTGCCGCGTGGCGTGGCGCTGACCGATATGGGCCATGCCTATGCCCAGCCAATTGCCCGGGCCTTTGCCGAGATGCAGCAGGCCACGGGCAGCCTGTTTGCCAAAGGGGCGCGACGGCGGCTGCGGGTCCATGCCTCTATCAGCTTTGCCGCATTGGTGCTGGCCCCGGCTTTGCCCACCTTCCGGCAGCAGCACCCTGATATTGATCTGGAGGTGACAACGGCGGTGTGGACAGACCCGAGCGAGGGTGAGGATATCGATGTCGAAATCCGTTTTGGCCATGGCGATTGGCCTGACGCCGATATTCGCCACCTTGGCCACCGTCAGGCCGAACTGGTGTGCCACCCCTCATTGGCTGCGCAGACAGCGCCCGATTTTGAGAGGTTGGCCGAACAGGCGGTGCAGATCATCGGTTCGGAAAGTGACTGGCCCCAGTTGGCAGCGCTGTTGGGGGCGCCCGGGGATCTACCGGCCTGCCTGGCAAAGGTGGATTCCTCGCTGATCGCGCTGCAATGGGTCACCGGTGGTGCAGGGGCCGCGATCATCTCACAGGAGTTTCTGCAGCGCTACAGGGGCACATCGGCGCTGGCGTCGCCATATGCCGCGCGCCTGCCACTGGCCCGCAGTTTCTTCATCGTCCTGCGTGAGCCTGCCCGCCAGAACGAAGCCGCTGAACTGTTTGCAGCATGGCTGATGACGCAGGCCTGA
- a CDS encoding HAMP domain-containing sensor histidine kinase, translating into MADLLAPPTEDQLRAEEARLLRERASGSARSVLILIALIAVSLVSVGLWQQALIWAALASAMVGVTVYYARSYDTAGETPARVNRYLLGHVLITGTTGLLWTLGALQLASPTSELRTFMAGLFLTSITAGGVMAGTIYRPGYLALAFASVVPFSLTLVITTDGVLRIYGFFLLLYFGFCVTTNKTASRKSRDAVAAKLVSRNAEQVLTEFAEAAKEHRQTKRSVAAIQHDMAQPLLALRNFLTEMDRQANTPDQAVLVRQIRMALISQEALVEELASVQKSTEDAVAQAIDLDELLAQLRAEYAPQLAAMDCQLIVQSDVTTIWSDQAGLERILRNLLSNTVRYAASGERVTLQVRTQDGSTLFTVTDQGPGLPADLLQALQDGVTQVASDRGKGLGLGISRQLADALGGELTFAAPIEGGTAITLRLPGAAPDDSAQSAFVLCVGHEDLPHLGVWADLISMWIWEFAHAATCAEAQNLITTLRLTPDLIVLDPLPDAPCTPAEVAALAKIAPVLHLKRDSGDIEVAHVTKSEPMPGSEAQLRKTLEDMAQNSASSRAR; encoded by the coding sequence ATGGCCGACCTCCTCGCCCCCCCAACTGAGGATCAGCTGCGCGCCGAAGAGGCGCGGCTGCTGCGCGAACGGGCCAGCGGATCGGCGCGTTCGGTCCTGATACTGATCGCGTTGATCGCCGTTAGCCTGGTCTCGGTTGGACTGTGGCAACAGGCACTGATCTGGGCGGCGCTTGCCTCGGCCATGGTGGGGGTCACCGTCTACTATGCACGCAGCTATGATACGGCAGGCGAAACACCGGCCCGGGTCAACCGTTACCTCTTGGGCCATGTGCTGATCACCGGCACAACCGGCCTCCTCTGGACGCTTGGCGCCTTGCAATTGGCCAGCCCAACGTCCGAATTGCGCACCTTCATGGCCGGGCTGTTTCTGACCTCCATCACCGCGGGCGGGGTCATGGCCGGTACGATTTACCGCCCCGGCTATCTGGCGCTGGCCTTTGCCTCGGTGGTGCCGTTCAGCCTGACGCTGGTGATCACCACCGACGGGGTGCTGCGGATCTACGGATTTTTCCTGCTGCTTTATTTCGGCTTCTGTGTGACCACCAACAAAACCGCCAGCCGCAAAAGCCGTGATGCGGTGGCGGCCAAACTGGTCAGCCGAAATGCGGAACAAGTCCTGACGGAGTTTGCGGAGGCCGCCAAAGAACATCGCCAGACCAAACGGTCTGTTGCCGCCATTCAGCATGATATGGCCCAGCCGCTGCTGGCGTTGCGTAATTTCCTGACGGAAATGGACCGTCAGGCCAACACCCCGGATCAGGCAGTACTTGTCCGCCAGATCCGCATGGCGTTGATCAGCCAGGAAGCCCTGGTTGAAGAACTGGCCAGCGTTCAGAAATCCACCGAGGACGCAGTGGCACAGGCGATCGATCTGGATGAACTGCTGGCCCAGCTGCGGGCAGAATACGCCCCGCAATTGGCCGCGATGGATTGCCAGCTGATCGTTCAGTCAGACGTGACTACGATCTGGAGCGATCAGGCCGGGCTGGAACGGATCCTGCGCAACCTGCTGAGCAATACGGTGCGCTATGCCGCCAGCGGTGAACGCGTGACCCTGCAGGTGCGGACGCAGGATGGCAGTACCCTCTTTACCGTCACAGATCAGGGTCCGGGCCTGCCTGCAGATCTGCTGCAGGCCTTGCAGGATGGCGTCACGCAGGTTGCCTCCGACCGGGGCAAAGGCCTTGGCCTGGGGATCAGCCGGCAACTGGCCGATGCTTTGGGCGGGGAGCTGACCTTTGCCGCCCCCATCGAAGGCGGCACTGCGATCACGCTGCGCCTGCCCGGCGCGGCGCCGGATGACAGCGCGCAAAGTGCGTTCGTCTTATGTGTCGGGCATGAGGATCTGCCCCACCTTGGCGTCTGGGCAGACCTGATTTCCATGTGGATCTGGGAATTTGCCCATGCCGCCACCTGCGCTGAGGCCCAAAATCTTATCACCACCCTGCGCCTGACCCCAGATCTGATCGTGCTGGATCCCCTGCCCGATGCCCCCTGCACCCCGGCAGAGGTTGCGGCGCTGGCCAAAATCGCGCCGGTCCTTCATCTGAAACGCGACAGCGGTGACATTGAGGTGGCCCATGTCACCAAGTCCGAACCCATGCCGGGCAGCGAAGCGCAATTGCGCAAAACGCTGGAGGATATGGCTCAGAACAGCGCCAGCTCACGCGCACGCTGA
- a CDS encoding response regulator transcription factor: protein MAQAEQPKRLAIVDDHALFLQGLGYLFAQGPLDVEVALFTTGTAFLTAVDQGQTFDIVITDLAMKQINGIALIAALRARDIGVPVIVLSASEDAITRSNADLVGAFCFVHKSCEQEVLFDAVAAASEASPLPARSMRQGTRRSVFHDDGTDTVLRPKLGEQQQRILALMAQGLTNKVIAGELAISENTVKTHVKTIYRELSVNNRAAAIQRARELALF, encoded by the coding sequence ATGGCGCAGGCTGAGCAGCCGAAGCGACTGGCGATTGTGGATGATCATGCCCTGTTTTTACAAGGGTTGGGCTACCTGTTTGCGCAAGGTCCCTTGGACGTTGAGGTGGCGCTGTTCACCACCGGGACCGCCTTTCTGACCGCGGTGGATCAGGGGCAGACCTTTGACATTGTGATCACCGATCTGGCGATGAAGCAGATCAACGGCATTGCCCTGATTGCAGCTTTGCGGGCGCGTGACATTGGGGTGCCGGTGATTGTGCTCTCTGCCTCTGAGGATGCGATCACCCGCAGCAATGCCGATCTGGTTGGCGCCTTTTGCTTTGTGCATAAATCCTGCGAACAGGAGGTGCTGTTTGACGCGGTCGCGGCGGCATCCGAAGCATCCCCCTTACCAGCGCGCAGCATGCGGCAGGGCACCCGGCGCAGCGTGTTTCATGACGATGGCACCGATACCGTTCTGCGGCCCAAACTGGGCGAGCAGCAGCAGCGCATCCTTGCCCTGATGGCGCAGGGGCTGACCAACAAGGTGATCGCTGGCGAGTTGGCGATCAGCGAAAACACTGTGAAAACCCATGTGAAAACCATCTACCGCGAGCTGTCGGTCAACAATCGCGCCGCGGCCATTCAGCGTGCGCGTGAGCTGGCGCTGTTCTGA
- a CDS encoding NAD(P)-dependent oxidoreductase: MKIGFIGLGNVGGKLAGSLLRNGVDLTVHDLNPSLVAGFVARGAGQGDGPRQMMRDLDVVITCLPSPEACEAVLRQMLPEVTPGKIWLEMSTTDAEAVKRLGAEVTAKGGAAVDCPVSGGCHRADTGNIAIFAGCDRPTFERVLPILTTMGRRILHTGPLGSASVLKVVTNYLATVHLVANAEALTTAAAAGMDLNTTYEAIKISSGNSFSHVTESQVILNGSRDISFTMDLVKKDVGLFQAIADQAGVPLEVSPLMVQIFEDGIARFGERELSPNIIKRLEQATGLDIRAPGFPAEMVDDEPEAPGFEVVPQGRQPGGT, translated from the coding sequence ATGAAAATCGGCTTCATCGGTCTGGGCAATGTCGGGGGGAAACTGGCGGGGTCTCTGCTGCGCAACGGGGTTGATCTGACGGTGCATGATCTGAACCCCAGCCTTGTCGCAGGGTTTGTGGCCCGCGGTGCCGGGCAGGGGGACGGGCCACGTCAGATGATGCGCGACCTTGATGTGGTGATCACCTGCCTGCCCTCACCGGAAGCCTGCGAAGCCGTGCTGCGTCAGATGCTGCCTGAGGTCACGCCGGGTAAGATCTGGCTGGAGATGTCCACCACCGATGCCGAAGCCGTCAAACGCTTGGGCGCGGAGGTGACGGCGAAAGGCGGTGCGGCGGTGGATTGCCCGGTGTCCGGCGGCTGTCATCGTGCAGATACCGGCAATATCGCGATTTTTGCCGGCTGTGATCGCCCGACCTTTGAACGCGTGCTGCCGATCCTGACGACCATGGGGCGGCGGATCCTGCATACCGGGCCGTTGGGATCGGCCTCGGTCCTGAAGGTGGTGACCAACTATCTGGCCACTGTGCATCTGGTCGCCAATGCTGAGGCGCTGACCACTGCCGCCGCCGCGGGCATGGACCTCAACACCACCTATGAGGCGATCAAGATCAGCTCGGGCAATTCGTTTTCCCATGTCACCGAAAGTCAGGTGATCCTGAACGGCAGCCGGGATATCTCCTTCACCATGGATCTTGTCAAAAAGGACGTTGGCTTGTTTCAGGCCATCGCAGATCAGGCCGGGGTGCCGCTGGAGGTCAGCCCGCTGATGGTGCAGATTTTTGAAGATGGCATTGCCCGGTTCGGGGAACGGGAACTCTCCCCCAACATCATCAAACGTCTGGAACAGGCGACCGGTCTGGATATTCGTGCGCCGGGGTTTCCGGCAGAAATGGTTGATGATGAACCCGAAGCGCCGGGGTTTGAGGTGGTGCCGCAGGGGCGTCAGCCGGGCGGCACCTGA